tatcgaaacttcttaattaatgtcgttatcgaagaagagactcgtaatcttctcaaacgaagagcacttgatgtttacaagtagaactcgatatcttagtttcttaaaatgtgtttctgtgtttactttctaaatgtaaactttattcaaaacgagccgttcattcgttacaggccgttaataaaattgcactttgcacaaaggaattgccgttaataatttaagattctctgctcgtcgtacagggtatatatcgtaattattcacgacgatcgtaacgtttaagtccaattcgagcttaaaatcccacgtgagctatactaccacaatagcctgaatttctatttgttcgtttactgcctgttcgtactcggagcatccgttgtaaattacagcaaaatcttctaatgtgttccagaatatgtcttcatggaattttaataatttattaaatctatagataacaaatgtaaaacttactaatttataattaatataaaataagagagcacgaaacttcctattttatggacatattaaatatttgtaaaaaattctgtatcattagtatcactttaattactttaaaggatataatcccataaagccgtgacccctgaaagaatcgatgttcacgcgtgacaaattggcgtcgtatgaaagttccggtatgaacgttactagagctgataccagctaggggcacaggtatatgttctgggttcattatatatttataaagggctgccgactcaacgagtggtccgggtaaatttaaattgtaaatagacagagatttcaagtaaaagcctggataagagcggatatggtatgagagtctgtggtggaaagaggaacaggctgcttttatttgtaaagtttgaatttcctcgatatcgaaggtgtttaagccgcaagtgtgtttcatgttaatcgttcgtgttaattcattcgagaccgagattttattgtaatacgattcctgggtgtcagtacgatctgaatgttttgttagaatgatactgtgcttttctctctctggaatattcttttcatattttaattttaagtcgatgacaatcttaaattttatgcctcatgtttttaaaatataaaattatatactatgttatactataatatattatgtacagttatatatattatgcctactgattgatatgaatttctttcggtctcgaatgcgttaaaacggagcgcaaagaagtcgaaattacttattgtaattggtaaaacatcgtgaaaggcagacagatacaagaaagaagttaaactataaattatatttgcgacattgttatgtttttgctttctttaagcctttcatcaagacagccgatctataaatattaatcgaccaatttctctaagcttgtaacttcaaattaatgtttatatatataaagagttacgtattaatctatctaaatatttaaaaagatgtttaatgttataaatgatggatattaaagatgttcaaaagaacgtagtcttcgcgtgttctttatcatatccctgatcaaagacattccaatattattacaatatccaattacatattgatacacaagatatacagattattatttataacattttggttttcttaattgagttattcatttagtacaaatgataagtaattagtaataagtcataaaaaaaaaaaaaaaaaaaaaaacggtattgtagtagaaatattataagaaaacattttctgtttcagtgtagagttactcctttttatagacagtgtcgtacaaatccgtacgtctttgagaaaatgtaggtatctgagcccttacttcctcaacaactttcaaatctgagagaaaagaaaaacatacgaagtaataagtaatgcttgctaataaattcaacaaatacagagggagccggcaaaatcgatgaaccaacgagactaaaagttaattacatcatggatttctcgcttttaatgttaagctggaaattaccgatatcggtgaccaccatattttcctgagtttccaaatcataaaggattttcccccagggatttgtcaactgtgtatgtccccatgcgacataacttgctgaaggaacacgagccggtgatatacaggcgacgtataattgattgtcattcgctctggaacgctgaagtaatgaccagtgcagtggtccagtggtcatattgaatgccgccggatatatcagcatttggcaacctaacacagagaaatgggaaatacgagaccactgaattttagttaactttgtagctgcacagtccatattccataatttatgaatatgcgagaacagtcctcttgtcgtgcttctaattcttttatttatttcattttcagcgaatatactggttttttaaattaagctcctttttatacagagttacagattatattgattatattttatatagaatatatttaagaaagatagttactttcatgctagttaagtattgttcgattaagctactgtacctttgttccgataaatgcgtgccatttcctcgaatctgatatcatagcaaatgccaatacctattttgcagcccttcacatcaaacattgttagggaattaccaggactgagtgaatcactctctcggaaagtaatcttgttgggaatgtcgatgtcgaatagatgtacctaataacataaaaatatagttgctaactctattgctgtaacttttgtaatttaacatcaatgttacgaacttctaaactttaattgttttttatttaataactgacagcgtttttatcactttcttttattaaaaagttttatcatttaataatatttgagaaggaatattttttaagaaaaaataagttttttcctatgtgaaaaatttatattacaaaacaaatatattgtacaaaaatttatatattatattacgacaaaaatgtatgtttctcgtatcaaaacgtattttataaacctataacatattttttaaattatagaattggttatagtacacgtatgtacatatgcatattcctaaattattcctagatagagtcactttctccaccccaatattttcaatttcaaagccacatggaggtatattatttaccttccggtgttttgctatcaaagttccatcgggaccccaaatagtacaggtattgtacaatttatcgccctctatttcaggtatcgtaccaccaactacataaatgctgttttccttagctgccttcgataaagcaacgctcgtttcaccgtttcatcaggaatactctcggcgtattttggaaactattctgcattgcaatatttcaattaatgaaaaataactgtcctttgttccaaccataaattaggttgaaatgtttgtcaattttttattttttaaattattaaaataactaaattttatatttagatttacttaaatatataattacttagataatagtacatataataaattgtttctacaggttcaagatgaaaaatgaatatttagaaatgtttaattacaatcatgctatttgggtcagtaccagtgacttgttacttaacgactttgctagtactttttgaaacataaagttagattttaactaactttaatttttaactattataggtggaattataaatacaaaataattgataatactagtttataagtatctaattattagtatcttaaaaaatatatttatacaaaaatcacgataatcataaaaatggggaaattctatattctcgagtcaattcacaatctttatggaagtatgaacgttaaggtaatttgtctacttttacttttttctatatagttgttatacatataataaattattagaaaaagaaacaaattattacgtattccatatggtgaattaaagcattcaggaagagcgataatatcagcattatgctctttcgcgcttgaaatgtaggaaactgcccgctctacatttttgctttttacttcatttacttgaagttgtaccaacgccaagcgaaatgctaaaatgttggaaaagttaaatacactcggttatatatttcccatactttttatttataaatactttatacatagtgaatacttactcgacatcgttcgcactacttgtttaacgatgttcgtaagtatcataatgttctttgaggttatgtatggtattactcgatatcaacattacgtaagcaatacgcggggatttttaataattattgataaagtttaggacattaactttgatgtaattgtaaacattattacatattataattaaatgtaattttcagttaagggtaagaaaagaaatatacttttgtaaaaatacactttattataaaatctgtataaataaaattgtacaatttatcttgaaagtaaaatgaccgaatacgttcctggaaaatattactgcctactaaatgatcgagatcttgatctttctcgtcgtctcgttttttacttgatctttcagacgagcaatcgtacttcttacgtttctttgacttcttcaatctttttaatttataagaatcattactattagagttacttctttctctccgtctcttcttttcagaatcactatcgctgtcatcattagattcggagcgcctttttcgtctttctgattttttatcccccactttatcatacttgttcttattgtgcatcgtacttccgattttctttcttttattactacttttgttcttcaccgtcttcggggtcaggggacattgatctttttctatccatcttttgcttgagtcccttggattccttgtccttatattcctcatacttttttgtatctgaaattaaccccataaaatactgaaatctaaaacctctacatttatcatattttatataaagatagaagggacctttaaaaaattgcatgcaacaacacacttacagatactcttgaattagtttttctacatgtccgattatgtctttatatgtatatgtcaattcaaatttattttcttaaatgtcccttaatgaaaaactaacacttcatattaactttgaacttttgagttcttagaatattctgatttagtcactggctgtaccataaattcatttacagatattatatttccaccaagagctagttttattatgagccttcctgcatcatcatcgaatccttctatttgaccataattattactttgttctccagctataattttcacaaatgttcctttctcgattttaacttcttcctcttcttttttgaaatctgtatttttcttctgcaatgctactttgtctgctccaagacccataccttttggtcgtaattctggtatgacagctgctactaatctgtaatagttagaataaacgattgtgaaataaaaaatgatgttctctgtttactttccaataagtgatgtattaaatacatataattaatttaatccagagtaaaattcatacttttcatttcaaccaattccctttcctggttgccatcccattccccttaacattgctacaccaaaagcatcaataggaattttttcataatcttctaacgtagactgaaaaatacaaaacgatatttataatatgcaaatgtaatacatctgtgcattgcacatcaatatgttgataacgtacctgttctttgcctcttaatgattcatcttctactaaaggtaaagttaaatcatttgttttagtttcatatttattctttgacttaagttccccaatgatttctttagtcgcttgctcttctaaagtaacaactttattttcactatcttcaactggctctttctttattgatattattggcgatgtttttccattagatagctttgattttgcctcgttaacactagcgtctcctaccttttccttatctgccttcggaaggaaaatgtctgcatctattttattaagaattctatcatgccaggtttttgaacctagtaatggaataattagaggttcatcttttttttcttcctcattgaaataaaaaaattgttttcaaatatatatattccgctattggtgatttttataggttaggttgaggttatatgtttcttgattataaattttactttttgaactcaccctattactttaatacctttctcatcaaggcattcaatgtaatcaactttctttttttcttgtggaatagcattttttaacacaggtttcttaatagatttcgcaaaaccgaaggaaatcttctttccttcttctgccatttatttgttattttaacactgacttatagatcaatacacatgtatatactagacataaagattgatgtcacttgaatctacgtacatgaatctgatatcttattatactttattaatctactcaaaattacttgcacattactaaaatttcattccgacaatgtatcaagcgtctgaataagtgacattaaagtaaacatatatcaaagaggaaataagaagaactgacgcctatggttttctatgttacagagctagtgctgcatcatacggccaaatgccgaaggtggcttatgctagtatatacctgcctatacgtttcaatgagaaaatcgatattatgtgttcatgtgaaaattcacatttccctaggagctgtattttgatagatttaagcttctaatggagcattttaaacgtatagagtatactatgaagtagatagtagtgcggatcattttatattcatagaaagtttgaatgtatagaaatgtacaaaatgctcatgatatgcaaaaatatgcaaaatattcaaagtaaaccaatcatcaaaaagtttagaaggtgaaacaaatttctttaataacacctagattaatttttatttgttaacaatcccatatataaccatagctttcgcccggcgcatatacgcgcccatacatgcgttaataagataaaaggaaataaaagacagattatcgataaaatacactaacacatatgtaatacgtggagatattaccactcagattacacatattatatattataagggaagatgtataccacgtatacatatatgtagaacgaacatttcaaacttgtttataacgcgtgcgcacacatacatgcacgcacacgaacaatttttcgaacgataattatattaataatttataaccatttatatttttatatttttatatttttatatttttatatttttatatgataagcatttatattttttaaaatatgttcttatggcatacatatttattccacgcttcatatctatccacatccgtaactgtaggtgacattgttttttaacaattttgctattatttcataattctttaattcatatttcaaagtcgtaacagatgtttcttttttttttttttttcaagtttttcccatattggacttatttcgagcagccatgcttgcttacaaagcaattttatatccacgcaagaatatttttcagtagattttattatgtggtttacaatatccatattctctaataactggttgctaaggtataatttgaacataccaagtcgagtaacttcatttggtaatgatacgtatattttcttttcaaggcatctgcgtaaagctgcatcaatgtccctaataatatatttacaataaatattattgttctgttatattaataataacaaaggaatattccgcacaacacaataattaagattaagataatgaataattatgatattaagatattttctacttagaaaacattgaaatagcgtgatatacatagcaagggcaattagttgcagccaaaagaactacattagaattttcgttagatactaatccatccaatctagaaagaagttctgatctgaatctctttgcaggttcagacaatgtacagtttactcctttatttgtgcctatccagtcaatctcgtcgataaaaataattgtaggcgaaaaattataggcaagttcaaataaaacctgttcagtttaacaaatgtattaatgtaactattctatttatatatgattattattatatatgatatattccagaatctcttcttcatagacaaaggaaatcaacttacacggatatacttctcggaatcacctctccatttgctcaccaatgagctggccgttatgttaaaaaaggtgcattgacattccagggagaaaatgggcctttaaaaaagataaggtacttgaggagatacacaatggcctccttaatagcagatttacattcctctaggcctacgatgttgtcccaatatacatttaattttgtcagtatgatttcctacgacaatacaaagatgaaatggcgcataatctccgtattaatttccgtaagtgttatgtaattcgttatttaaagctttactgaaatcagtatttacaatacgtatattaatcgaaaataacttacgcatgaaatgtcttcaataatcttccataattccagattgtctatataaagcttctgagcctattttgatatctttgattgcgtggattgttccattaagatgttaaatagctctcctcttctgatgaagattcatcgctttcattggcgaaaattgatgtcactgtcattgcgagattaatatcatccgtagcatcacccctcatcttctgttgtgcattcctccctttcacagacccagatacagactcacttctcgtttgtttgctaacagatttgacacgttttactacttcttcaaagattgaatgatattgtaatcgatacgttgaatacgttgagaacgttgaatagtgttaaataatttaaattcttacactttgttcgcatttgtcatttccctcgtctttatttccttttcagttattttcttgcacaatataggatatttttggaatttcatcttgtaataattttcatattctgtaagaataatttccaaatcgacgttgtcgcagactcgatatttccgaggtagacgagcttcccggattaatacatcgctaatgtctacatatctaaaaaatataatttttaattcattgaacaaattttatgctatgagtacacactatacgataatcatcaattaactgttttatttctaggtaagacagacaaaaagaatgtactgtctatttattattatataaatcctcggcgataattttttgccttctgccttttaatttctaatttttaaagtttgaatttaaatatattttcatttataactagttaatctacgttatcgattgagttactctataactactgagttaccgatgtcgattttcaaattttggttccttcccctctttccgcactaatttctatttcgattggtcgccgatattattcgaaaaaattgcaactaagaagatatctaaatatatacacataatataaatatataaacataattttgttatctactatcttgatacgtgcaaagataaatcttaatgatatataatacagcgtaaatggttataaataattaattattgacaataattataagaattatcgaaagaaaaaatcatagatactatgtgcgagtgtaaaatatcacaaaaaatgaacaacaattgtgaaaaacgcaatatggcaaatcaatgacaaaacacactcatgactgtcatggaagttccaaagtcttttcgcaaattatgagatatcttatttgtggtaccttgcagcgataaatcaccgttcattgtaatagttttaaatgtgataatgatatccttgtattgactatcgtttttcgatagttacgagaattttcgtttattactttgagacaatccgtcacttcctttctcttataaagtttcccttcaactccgttgaaaactgagcatcaaacaggagacgaacgatttgttgtcatggcaatgttagttcacacgtaagcagggtgcgaatataatgatggaatagtcgaatcctgtctactgtatagtaagatggatgcgacatggaaatagaaagagaaggctgtatataagcattttctgtccttgtttaatcaggcatgcacactagtggacactgacggcgctcgtttaccgttgttacacatttccggtacaagtacgcgggcattagagaaggacggaacggtctctctctttacccctatatcgcgtttttagttcgctcacgcgctctgtacttatatctattacatttccaccataagcagcggccgtgcagtgacttacaaaagtttcgaactcgcggacgtttaatcacgttccctactccgaaggggtaagtacaaagttgctcgtctcagtactcttgttagaagttttatcatctttttcatttcgtggctacaagtttcccaggaaattcttatcgttttacaagggctgtgggacacagtgacgtcagctatcgatcatatacgcgaatttgttgtaaattaattaggagaatatctggagttgtttatcgttgccagctgtaaaatattagaatttttcattcataattgtcatattttcgactcttccgttgccaagaccatcttgaaagatttttggtatgttccatcacccttgttaaaagtgtgcccattggttagctatattgattttaaaaaccaatacgtatatcaagtttattatttaacagaaacaaagaaattcgttttattaacgaattttcgatgtttcttctcaatttcctttagcatcgaacgaagaacattatttgatcaaacgtttcatcgttcagattatatttcgtttaaaaagattgaaattgatattgagataaaatcaaaaagtatccgttgttctcgaacattctagtattccttcgccgcccgggagaaagacaggtatgaagaaagaggatatttttttttattaactttttaatattgatatttcgacaaatattgacgtgtgcagtgagaaaatcgagtgaaattttcaataatatcgttttaataatttgtgaaacgaattagtttggttttttccatttttattagtttccgtcagtgctgattgacgcgccactccagtttccatttccgtttctcgaaatttcctacgtccttggtctttgggactctttgcccaggtaactgcattgcttctgggtacgtctcaccgttcgggtctctcgagctttcggtgtcagttgttaccgttgaaggaagagaagctagtgacggatattatcggataaatcgtttattctggaaaagttcgagtaagttcgttctgtttgaataaatcaagacatagatcaatttttatcgtatcatcgtgattcgccatgtcgtacgtttggtttcgggataccatatgtttttaatttggtacttttaatttgacattttacgcctataatcgtgacaggaagatactttcagtgaattataaatattttaaattataaattataaatatttgttataaattacaatcatactacggggaaaagtgaaacatatgttttcttgtggaacgattcatgtgatagtaaattattcgaagcataataatgcaattatttctgtgttattgctttatcgaagcataataaagcattaaacatctatacggtaacatttacggacgaatattggggtaatattatcgcgtcgctttaatctggcatttaatgctttgattgcggtctttgaaatggcatcacagatgctggtataatatcacacgaaaaaggaaggaccaccaagtgcaccagtgcgttgcagccatcgggggtggctttgacgccggtgccgaggagaggcgcagaacgtgttcgatcgacccgcgaacgcagcccgt
This sequence is a window from Bombus affinis isolate iyBomAffi1 unplaced genomic scaffold, iyBomAffi1.2 ctg00000861.1, whole genome shotgun sequence. Protein-coding genes within it:
- the LOC126928348 gene encoding omega-amidase NIT2-like, with product MFDVKGCKIGIGICYDIRFEEMARIYRNKGCQMLIYPAAFNMTTGPLHWSLLQRSRANDNQLYVACISPARVPSASYVAWGHTQLTNPWGKILYDLETQENMVVTDIDLKVVEEVRAQIPTFSQRRTDLYDTVYKKE
- the LOC126928347 gene encoding G-patch domain and KOW motifs-containing protein-like, with the translated sequence MGLGADKVALQKKNTDFKKEEEEVKIEKGTFVKIIAGEQSNNYGQIEGFDDDAGRLIIKLALGGNIISVNEFMIQKSMRNIRTRNPRDSSKRWIEKDQCPLTPKTVKNKSSNKRKKIGSTMHNKNKYDKVGDKKSERRKRRSESNDDSDSDSEKKRRRERSNSNSNDSYKLKRLKKSKKRKKYDCSSERSSKKRDDEKDQDLDHLVGSNIFQERIRSFYFQDKLYNFIYTDFIIKCIFTKVYFFSYP